The genomic window AAGCTTTCTGACCAGAGCTGCAGCTTGGCGCAGTAGTCGTAATAGGTTCTGACGCTGTCCGTCAGCGAGGGGAAGGCCCCGGGTGCATGGCCGAGCAACTTGCTGGAGGAGCTACGGTCCCGTTCACAGCCTCTGGCCGCCTGCTGCTTGAAAGAAATGGCCTGGCGATCCTGGCGGCGCAGGTAAACAATCACAACGGTGTGATCGAAGTACTGCCGGCAGATCCGCCGGACCGCCTCAACCTGCCCGGCCTCATGTAGAAAAGACAGGTGTTCGGCAGAGACGATAACCCGATCCGAGCGGCTGGAACCCAGCAATTCTGTAAATCGGTCATTCAACGCGTAGGAAACCCGACCATCGGACTTCCGAACGTCGATCGCTCCAGAGGAATTGCCCTTCTTGCCAAGGGAAGCGAATTCGAAGCCCTCAGCCAGCAACTGGTCCCCGGCACGACTCAATGCCAACTGCAGGGAGGTCGATCCGGTCTTGTGAAAGCCGATGTGGAGGAAAAGCGTACGCATGGAATCGAGAACAGGTTGTTATCCGGGGCAGGCCATCGTTCCATGATACCCGGCCAAACAAAAAAAACGCGGGCACAGCCCGCGTTTTCCGTCAGCGGCGAGGCCGGCGACCACCGCCACCTCCACCGCCACCACGACGACCTCCCCGGCCGTCATCACTGCGCTTGACCTTGACCTTGGGCGGTTCCGCCAGCAGGTCTTCCGGGGGCTGCTCGCACTTGAGTTTCTGACCCAGCAGCGCCTCGATTGGTTCCAGTCGCATGGCATCGTCTTCACAGGCAAAGCTGATCGAGGTTCCGGTCTTGCCAGCGCGGCCAGTACGGCCGATACGATGCACGTAATCCTCCGGCTCCTCCGGCAGGGTGAAGTTCACCACGTGGCTGATGCCGTCGATATGGATACCGCGGCCCGCAACATCGGTAGCCACCAGTACCTTCGACTTGCCGGTCTTGAAATCCTCGAGGGTGCGTACACGCTTGTTCTGCGCAATCTCACCGGAGAGGAGGCCGGCGGAGATACCGTGGGCCAGCAGGTGCTCGTGCAACCGGCGGCACTGGTCACGGCGGTTGGCAAACACGATCAGGCTGTCCACCTCGTCGCGCTGGAGAATGTTGTAAAGCAGCGTGTATTTCTCATCGCTCGCCGCCAGGTAAACGTGCTGCTCAACGGAGTCAGTGGCCACACGCTCGGGCTCAATCTCCACGATCACCGGCTCGTCGGTCCACTGCTCTACCAGGGAATCCACCTCCGGCGTGAAAGTGGCAGAGAAGAACATGGTCTGGCGGTGGCTCTTGCGCGGGGTCTGGCGCACGATGCGGCGAACCTGGGGGATAAAGCCCATGTCCAGCATCCGGTCAGCCTCGTCGATGACCAGGATCTCCACTTGATCCAGATAGCAGTCCCGATTGCCGGCAAAGTCCAGCAGGCGACCCGGTGTGGCCACCAGGATATCCACGAACCGCTCATTCAGATTGCGCTGCTGCTTGGCGTAGTCCATACCACCAACCAGGGTGTGGATCTCCAGGTCCGTATATTTGCACAGCGCCTTGGCGTCGTCGGCAATCTGCATCACCAGTTCACGGGTCGGGGCGATGACCAGCGCGCGGGCCTCTCCCGCATATCGCTCACCCTCGATCGGGTGTTTCAGCAGGTCGTCGATGATGGTGACCAGGAATGCCGCCGTCTTGCCAGTACCGGTCTGGGCCTTGCCCACCAGGTCGTGACCATTGAGGGTATGAGGCAGGGACTGGCCCTGAATGGGGGAGGCATACTGGAACCCCAGGTCCTGGATCGCGTGCATCAGCTCATCCGGCAGGCCGAGGTCGTGGAAACGTACCTTGCCTTCCTGTTCCGGCACGGGGAAATCTGCCAGCGACCAGGGCTTGCTGTCACCACCGCCCTTGCGGCCACCGCGGCGCTCGCGGGATTTCTCGCCAGACTTGCGGGACTTTTCAGATTTCTGCTGCTTGCCTGCATTTGGCGCCTTGTCCCCGCCGCGTGGGCCCTTGCCCGAGCGCTTCTTCTCCTCGCCGGCCCGACCGCCCGCGGCCCGAGCACGCTGCTCGTCACGGCCCTCGTTTTTTGCTGCGGACTCGGTAGTCTTGCGCTCTTCTGGCGCCGAGGATGAACGGCGAAACAACTTTCCTATCAAGAGTAATACTCGCTTAGATGGTCAAATAATCGGCGAGTATATCATCTATATGCCTTGACTACTGCAATTGCCGCTAGCGCGCCTGGCCGCCCGGCACAACCAGTGATCCAGGCTCACCCAGCGCCCACCCCCCGAGCACAGCAATGCCAGTAACATGACAAAATACGTGGCGGTAAACTCGACACCGTTTTTCAGCACCGTGAAACTGCCCGCCTCGGTCAACCATTCGTAGTTGCCGTGAGCCTGCAACAGCTCTCGGGCCTTGTCTCTGCGCACCACAGCTTCCTCGATGAGGTCTTCGCGCCACTCCCAGGGCATGGTCAGGGTCTGCTCTGGGAGTGCATGCCAGCCGTATTCCCAATGCGCAGTCACTGCAGCCACCGCCATCACAAACATCAGGGGGACGGCAACCAGTCGCACCCCCAGGCCAACCAGCAGGGCTACACCACCGAGCAGCTCCGTCAGTCCCGCCAGCCAGGCCATCAGGTAGGGAGCCGGGAGCCCCAACCCCCAGTCCGGGCTGCCAAACCAGGTGGCCACTTCTTCGATGCTGCCCAGCTTGTTCATGCCGGCGAGGATCAGAATGGGCGCGAGGAAGAGGCGCAGAGCCAGGGGACCCAACCAGTCGAAGCGCCCCACTAGCCGCAGGAATACCCGATAAAACGCATTGATGCCGCGCAATGCCTTATTCATAATTCAGCCTCTTTTTCAGCTTACCGTGCGCCAAGTGGTGCATTAGTCGGTTCAGCGACCGGCCTCTTTCACCAGCCCCATTCACGGAACCATAGCCCCGGCGCAGCACCATGTTCAGGATCTACCCTCGCGCTTCCACCACCGAACTGCGACATCTGGCACACCTGGGCGGCCCCCTCGTGGTCAGTAACCTGGCGGTGGTCAGCATGGGCGTCACGGATACGCTGGTAGCGGGGCGCGCGGGGGAGGTGGACCTGGCCGGACTGGCGCTCGGATCCAGCATCTGGGCGGTCTGCGCCGTGACCTTGATTGGGTTGCTGGCTGCGGTCTCGCCACTGGTCGCCCACCTACGCGGTGCCCGGGATGAAGCCGGCTGTGCACGGCAACTCCAGCAGGCCCAATGGATTGCACTGATCGGCGGCCTGATAGTCGTCGCGCTGCTGCTGGCCGCGCCCTGGTGGGGGCAGTGGATCGATACCGAGGAACCGGTGCGCCAGGTGATGCAGCAGTACCTGCTGGCACTGGCCACGGGCACACTGCCGTTCGCACTGGGAACAGCCCTGCGGGGCTATTGCGAGGGCATGGGCCAGGTACGGCCGGTGATGCGGATCTATCTGGCGGCCGCGGTCCTCAACATTCCACTGGATATCATCATGGTCTTCGGCGCCGGACCGATTCCCGCCATGGGTGGTGCCGGCTGCGGTTGGGCCACCAGCCTGGTCAGCTGGTGTATTGCCATTGCCCTCTTCTGGCATGCAGGCCGCGATCCAGCCTACAGGAAACTCAAGCTGCAGCTGCTACCGCCCAGACCACACTGGCCGACCCAGCGCCACCTGCTGGCCGTGGGCCTGCCCATCTGCATCGGTGCGGCCAGCGAGGTGACCTTTTTTGCCAGCCTGACAATTCTGCTGGCCCCCTATGGGGCCACCATCGTCGCCGCTCACCAGATCGGCATGAATGTGGGCACCATCTTTTACCTGGTGGCACTGGCACTGGCCCAGGCACTGAGCATCCGCACGGCGCAACTGTTGGGCCAGCAGCGCCCCAGACGAGCGCGCTTCGCCAGCATCGTGGGTGTCGGCAGCGGCCTGCTCTATGCGGCTGCCACCGGCGTATTGCTGATCGCGCTGCGCTACCTATTCGTCATGGCTTACACCAGTAACACAGACATCATTGCCATCGCCACCAATCTGCTGCTGCTGTGCGCGGCCTTCCAGATCGTGGACGTGGCCCAGGCCATGGCCTGGGGCGCGCTGCGGGGATACAAGGACACCCGGGTGCCGATGTACATGCAGATTTTTTCCTACTGGCTGGTGGGGCTCACCAGCGCCTACTGGCTGGGGGAACACCTGTGGGGAGTGTACGGCTACTGGACCGGGATCTGTATTGGCCTTGGCGTCGCCTGCATCCTGCTGGGGCTGCGCCTGCGACGCACCAGCGCTATCGCGATTGGCGCTGTGGGAACAACAAAATGACTGAGTGCTGCCCCACAGTTTCACTAGTCTGTCACCGGACTGGGGAACGCTTTCGCTATACTCGCGCTCCAACCGTCAGCCGGTGTGCAAAATAGCGCCCGTACACCAACCGCGGCTTTGCCGACCGAGCAACAACGAACTGGAGTTATTCAATGCAATTGCGCTCGCGCATGAGCCCCAGAAATCTCGCCCAACTGATCGCAGCACTGCTGGTGCTGGCGGCTTACCCCGCCTGGAGCACCGAGGACGCTGACGATCCCGAGGGTACTGACATGCAGACCGAACTGCCGGAGCCTCAGGAACTCGACCAGCAGTTGGAGAAGGCGGAGAGTATTCCGCTGGACCAACCGGTCGAATCCCCTGCCGAGGAACCCGCAGCCGCCGAGCAGGCGGAAACCACCGAGGAAGAGATTCCGCCAGCAGAAGCTGCCGGCGCCAAGCCGCTGCGCCTGTTGGGCGCCGAAGTCCCCCCAGCCACCTCGACCCGCCTCGCCTGGTCTCCCAGCCAGCACTTCGAGGGCGTCTACAGTTCCACGGCGGTACTGGTGGTGAATGGTGCCGAACCGGGACCGACACTGTGCCTGACCGCCGCCGTTCACGGTGATGAACTGAACGGCATAGAAACAGTCCGCCGAGTGCTGTACAACCTGGATCCGGAAACGCTGAAAGGCGCCGTAATCGGCGTGCCGATTGTGAACCTGCAGGGTTTTCACCGCGGCTCCCGCTACCTGACGGATCGGCGGGACCTGAACCGGCATTTCCCCGGCGATCCGAACGGATCCTCTGCCTCGCGGATCGCCCACTCTTTCTTCCACGAGATCATCGTCCACTGCAACGCCGTCGTGGACCTGCACACGGGCTCTTTCTACCGCACCAACCTGCCCCAGCTGCGGGGTGACCTGACCAACCCCAAGGTGGTCAAGCTCACCAAGGGCTTCGGCTCCACCGTCGTGCTGCACAGCGATGGCGCCAAGGGCACCCTGCGGCGGGCCGCGGTCAATGCGGGTATTCCCACCGTGACCCTGGAGGCCGGGGCGCCGATGGTCCTCGACGAGACATCAGTCAGCCATAGCGTGAAGGGCATTCGCACCCTGCTGCACCAGCTGGATATGGTGGCCAAGTTCCGCCTCTGGGGTGACCCGGAGCCGGTCTATTACAACTCCACCTGGCAGCGTGCCACGACCGGCGGCATGATTTTCAGCAAGGTGAAACTGGGGCAGTTCGTGCGCAAAGGTGACCTGCTGGGCACGGTCACCAATCCGATCACCAATGTGCGCACCGAAATCCGCTCAGAACACAACGGACGCGTCCTCGGCATGGCACTGAACCAGGTGGTGCAGCCAGGCTTTGCCGCCTACCACATCGGCATTCAGGCTCCGCAAGAGCAGATCAGCGCCCCCGAGGAGGTTACTGCGGAAGTGACCTCGGAAGAGGAAACCGATCAGGGCAATGGCGATGCCGGCGAGCCTAAGCCCGCAGATGTGGTGACTGAAGACGGTGAGCCGACAGGAGAGGAACCGGCTTTGCCGGAGTCCGAAGCCATTCCCGCCGATGCAGGCGATGAACCGGAAGCGGCCGATCCGGACAGCGACGATGAGTAACAGTCAACGGGAGAAGAAACCGCGAAGTCCGCGCTCAAACGAGTCTCACAGATCAGACACGCGGTCGACAATCTCCACATTGCCCCCCTGCAGCGGCTCCGGCTGCAGGGTGATATGGTCGATATCAAAGCGCTGAATCAGCGTCTGCCGTAATCGATCCAGCACCCCGGGCCAGGCCTGCAGGTCATCAACAACGATGTGTGCGGACAGGGAGATGGTGCTGCTGTCCAAACGCCAGATATGCAGGTCGTGGACGGAGCGCACACCGTCGACGGCCGCCAGGGTCTGCCCCACCACCGGCAGGCTCAGCTCCCGCGGCACCCGTTCCATCAACACATCGATAGAGTCCCGCAGCAGGCGCAGGCTGGAAAACAGAATCAGGCCGCAGATCAGCAGCGACAGGATCGGGTCGATGGGAGTCCAGCCCGTAAAGTAGATCACCGCGCCGGCCATCAGCGCCGCCACCGATCCCAGCAGGTCCCCCATCACATGCAGGAGGGCACCGCGGATATTGAGCGTCTGCTCGCCGCGGTGCAGCACCCAGGCCACCGCCAGGTTCACCACCAGGCCGATGGCGGCGATCACCATCACGGTGCCACCCTGAACCGGCTGCGGTGTGCGCAGACGGTCGATCGCTGCCACACCGATGGCGATAATGATCAGCAGCATGAACAGGGCGTTCACCACCGCCGCCAACACCTCTGCCCGCCCCCAACCAAAAGACAGCTCCCGGTCCGCGGGCTTCTGCGCCAACAGCGCCGCCACTGCCCCCAGGGCCAGGGCCAGGGCATCTGTGGCCATATGGCCCGCATCCCCCATCAGCGCCAGCGATCCCGACAGCCAGCCGCCGACGGCCTCCACAAGGGCAAATGCAAAGGTGATTACGAGTCCCCAGACCAGGGGGCGGAGATGGCCACTGCCGTGGCGATGGTGGACGTGTTCGTGCATGCTCCCTGCCTGCTTTGCTATGGCTCTGTTAGCCCTATGGCGACTTCAGTGCTGACGCCAATTTAACACTGGCGGCGCCCCAGGGTCAGCCGCTCGCGGTCACCGTAATCCTTGCGGCTTTCGATCGACACCAGCCCCGCATCCTCAAAGATCACGCGCACAGCCGGGGCCTGCTGCCAGCCGTGCTCGACGATCAGCCAGCCGCCAGGAGCGAGATAGTCGATTGCCGCGGCTGCAATCACTTCGATATCCGCCAGCCCCTCGCGCCCGGCCACCAGCGCCGAGCGCGGTTCGAAACGGACGTCACCCTCGTCCAGGTGGGGGTCTGCGGCATCGATATAGGGGGGGTTGCTGACAATCAAGTCAAAGGTTTGCGGGGGGATCTGTGCAAACCAGTCACTTTCGACGATCCGCACATTGTCGAGACCGAGATTACTGCGGTTGCGCTCCGCCAGCGCCAGCGCGCGCGGCGATTTCTCCGCCGCCAGCAACTGCCACGCAGGGCGCTCGGAGGCCAGGGCCAGGGCAATGGCACCGGTGCCGGTACCCAGATCCAGGACACGCTGCGGTGTCGCGGGACACAGCGCCAGTGCCGTCTCCACCAACAGCTCAGTATCCGGGCGCGGAATCAGGGTCGAGGCGTCCACCTGCAGCGACAGCGACCAGAATTCCCGCTCACCGGTGAGGTGTGCCACCGGCTCACCGGCAGCACGCCGGATCAGCAGGTCGTCGAATTGACGCTGCTCATTTTCCGACAGTTCGTACTCAGGCCATGTGTAGAGCCAGGTGCGGGAGCGCCCCAGCAGATGGGCCAACAGCACCTCCAGGTCGAGGCGGGCCGAATCGCTGCCCGGCAACTCCCCACCGCGGCTGAGGTTCTGTTTGACCGTCGTCACAGGGGATCTCCTGCCAGGGAAACAATGGCGGGCACGGCCGACTCAGCTCTGCCCAAGGGCAGCGAGCTGATCCGCCTGATGCTCGGTGCGCAGAGGGTCGATCACCTCGTGGAGGGCGCCCTGCATGATCTCATCGAGCTTGTAGAGGGTCAGACCGATGCGGTGGTCCGTGACGCGGCCCTGGGGGTAGTTGTAAGTACGGATACGCTCGGAGCGGTCGCCACTGCCCACCAGGTTGCGGCGTGCATCGGAGATTTCCTTTGCCGCGGCGGCCTCCTGTTCGCTGGAAAGCTTTGCCTGCAGGAGTGCCATGGCCTTGGCCCGGTTCTTGTGCTGGGATCGCTCATCCTGGCACTCCACAACGATGCCCGTTGGCAGGTGGGTAAGGCGCACTGCAGAGTCGGTCTTGTTCACGTGCTGGCCGCCAGCACCGGAGGCCCGGTAGGTGTCGACGCGCAAGTCCGCTTTGTTGATATCCACGGCCTCACGCTCGTCCGGCTCCGGCATTACCGCCACAGTACAGGCGGAGGTGTGGATGCGGCCCTGGGACTCGGTCTCCGGTACCCGCTGCACCCGGTGGGCGCCGGATTCGAATTTCAGCTTCGCATAGACATCCTCGCCGGCGACCCGGGAAATGACTTCTTTGTATCCACCATGCTCGCCGGGGTTCTCACTGATGATCTCCACCCGCCAGCCCTGCCGCTCCGCATAGCGGGAATACATGCGGAACAGGTCGCCGGAGAAAATCGCCGCCTCGTCACCACCGGTGCCGGCGCGAATCTCCAGGAATACATTCTTGCGGTCGTTGGGATCCCGCGGCAGCAGCAGTGTTTGCAGATCGCGCTCCAGCGGCTCCAGCTGCTCCTCGGCCTCTGAGAGCTCCTCCCTGGCCATTTCGCGCATTTCCGGATCACTCTCTTCGAGCATCTCCCGGGCGGCGGCCATATCGTCTTGCAGCTGGCGATAGCGGTTGTAGCATTTCACCACTTCCTCCAACTCGGCATATTCCCGGGACAGGTCGCGGAATTGGTCCTGGTCGCTGATGATTTCGGCATCCCCCAGCAGGGCGGATACCTCCTCATGGCGATCCACGAGATTTTCCAGTTTATTGCGTACCGACTCTTTCATTCGTTCTGTTTTCTCAATAATGACCCGGACATTCCGGGCACCGCGCCTATCAGTCCCGGGAATCCGGGTCGACGCTCTCGGACTCGAGGCCAACAATTTCCCGGGCCAGCTGCAAGCGCTCGGCATCGCCCTCGGCGGTCACCCGCTTGAGGCTCACGGTCGGGGCGTGAATCAATTTATTGGTCAGCGAGCGGGCAAGCTGCTCCAGCAGTCGCCTTGGATCGCCGCCCTTGTCGAGCTGCAACAAGGCCCGTGCCAGTTCCGCGTCGCCGATGGCCTGGGCGCGCTGGCGGAAGCTGCGGATGGTATCCACGGCCTCCAGCGCGCGATGCTGGCGCATAAACTCCGCCGCCGCCTGATCGACGATGTCATGAGCCGCCTCAGCGGCCTTTTCCCGCGAGCGGCGCCCCTCGTCGATGAC from Microbulbifer aggregans includes these protein-coding regions:
- the rhlB gene encoding ATP-dependent RNA helicase RhlB, with the translated sequence MIGKLFRRSSSAPEERKTTESAAKNEGRDEQRARAAGGRAGEEKKRSGKGPRGGDKAPNAGKQQKSEKSRKSGEKSRERRGGRKGGGDSKPWSLADFPVPEQEGKVRFHDLGLPDELMHAIQDLGFQYASPIQGQSLPHTLNGHDLVGKAQTGTGKTAAFLVTIIDDLLKHPIEGERYAGEARALVIAPTRELVMQIADDAKALCKYTDLEIHTLVGGMDYAKQQRNLNERFVDILVATPGRLLDFAGNRDCYLDQVEILVIDEADRMLDMGFIPQVRRIVRQTPRKSHRQTMFFSATFTPEVDSLVEQWTDEPVIVEIEPERVATDSVEQHVYLAASDEKYTLLYNILQRDEVDSLIVFANRRDQCRRLHEHLLAHGISAGLLSGEIAQNKRVRTLEDFKTGKSKVLVATDVAGRGIHIDGISHVVNFTLPEEPEDYVHRIGRTGRAGKTGTSISFACEDDAMRLEPIEALLGQKLKCEQPPEDLLAEPPKVKVKRSDDGRGGRRGGGGGGGGRRPRR
- a CDS encoding DoxX family protein, with the protein product MNKALRGINAFYRVFLRLVGRFDWLGPLALRLFLAPILILAGMNKLGSIEEVATWFGSPDWGLGLPAPYLMAWLAGLTELLGGVALLVGLGVRLVAVPLMFVMAVAAVTAHWEYGWHALPEQTLTMPWEWREDLIEEAVVRRDKARELLQAHGNYEWLTEAGSFTVLKNGVEFTATYFVMLLALLCSGGGRWVSLDHWLCRAARRASGNCSSQGI
- a CDS encoding MATE family efflux transporter; this translates as MFRIYPRASTTELRHLAHLGGPLVVSNLAVVSMGVTDTLVAGRAGEVDLAGLALGSSIWAVCAVTLIGLLAAVSPLVAHLRGARDEAGCARQLQQAQWIALIGGLIVVALLLAAPWWGQWIDTEEPVRQVMQQYLLALATGTLPFALGTALRGYCEGMGQVRPVMRIYLAAAVLNIPLDIIMVFGAGPIPAMGGAGCGWATSLVSWCIAIALFWHAGRDPAYRKLKLQLLPPRPHWPTQRHLLAVGLPICIGAASEVTFFASLTILLAPYGATIVAAHQIGMNVGTIFYLVALALAQALSIRTAQLLGQQRPRRARFASIVGVGSGLLYAAATGVLLIALRYLFVMAYTSNTDIIAIATNLLLLCAAFQIVDVAQAMAWGALRGYKDTRVPMYMQIFSYWLVGLTSAYWLGEHLWGVYGYWTGICIGLGVACILLGLRLRRTSAIAIGAVGTTK
- a CDS encoding succinylglutamate desuccinylase/aspartoacylase family protein, translated to MQLRSRMSPRNLAQLIAALLVLAAYPAWSTEDADDPEGTDMQTELPEPQELDQQLEKAESIPLDQPVESPAEEPAAAEQAETTEEEIPPAEAAGAKPLRLLGAEVPPATSTRLAWSPSQHFEGVYSSTAVLVVNGAEPGPTLCLTAAVHGDELNGIETVRRVLYNLDPETLKGAVIGVPIVNLQGFHRGSRYLTDRRDLNRHFPGDPNGSSASRIAHSFFHEIIVHCNAVVDLHTGSFYRTNLPQLRGDLTNPKVVKLTKGFGSTVVLHSDGAKGTLRRAAVNAGIPTVTLEAGAPMVLDETSVSHSVKGIRTLLHQLDMVAKFRLWGDPEPVYYNSTWQRATTGGMIFSKVKLGQFVRKGDLLGTVTNPITNVRTEIRSEHNGRVLGMALNQVVQPGFAAYHIGIQAPQEQISAPEEVTAEVTSEEETDQGNGDAGEPKPADVVTEDGEPTGEEPALPESEAIPADAGDEPEAADPDSDDE
- a CDS encoding cation diffusion facilitator family transporter — protein: MHEHVHHRHGSGHLRPLVWGLVITFAFALVEAVGGWLSGSLALMGDAGHMATDALALALGAVAALLAQKPADRELSFGWGRAEVLAAVVNALFMLLIIIAIGVAAIDRLRTPQPVQGGTVMVIAAIGLVVNLAVAWVLHRGEQTLNIRGALLHVMGDLLGSVAALMAGAVIYFTGWTPIDPILSLLICGLILFSSLRLLRDSIDVLMERVPRELSLPVVGQTLAAVDGVRSVHDLHIWRLDSSTISLSAHIVVDDLQAWPGVLDRLRQTLIQRFDIDHITLQPEPLQGGNVEIVDRVSDL
- the prmC gene encoding peptide chain release factor N(5)-glutamine methyltransferase, with protein sequence MTTVKQNLSRGGELPGSDSARLDLEVLLAHLLGRSRTWLYTWPEYELSENEQRQFDDLLIRRAAGEPVAHLTGEREFWSLSLQVDASTLIPRPDTELLVETALALCPATPQRVLDLGTGTGAIALALASERPAWQLLAAEKSPRALALAERNRSNLGLDNVRIVESDWFAQIPPQTFDLIVSNPPYIDAADPHLDEGDVRFEPRSALVAGREGLADIEVIAAAAIDYLAPGGWLIVEHGWQQAPAVRVIFEDAGLVSIESRKDYGDRERLTLGRRQC
- the prfA gene encoding peptide chain release factor 1, whose amino-acid sequence is MKESVRNKLENLVDRHEEVSALLGDAEIISDQDQFRDLSREYAELEEVVKCYNRYRQLQDDMAAAREMLEESDPEMREMAREELSEAEEQLEPLERDLQTLLLPRDPNDRKNVFLEIRAGTGGDEAAIFSGDLFRMYSRYAERQGWRVEIISENPGEHGGYKEVISRVAGEDVYAKLKFESGAHRVQRVPETESQGRIHTSACTVAVMPEPDEREAVDINKADLRVDTYRASGAGGQHVNKTDSAVRLTHLPTGIVVECQDERSQHKNRAKAMALLQAKLSSEQEAAAAKEISDARRNLVGSGDRSERIRTYNYPQGRVTDHRIGLTLYKLDEIMQGALHEVIDPLRTEHQADQLAALGQS